A DNA window from Candidatus Dormiibacterota bacterium contains the following coding sequences:
- a CDS encoding lmo0937 family membrane protein, protein MGGLLWAIIVILFIFWLVGLSFHLLGGFIHIVLVIALVLLVINLITGRGARI, encoded by the coding sequence ATGGGCGGGCTACTCTGGGCGATCATCGTCATACTGTTCATTTTCTGGCTGGTGGGGCTCTCGTTCCACTTACTGGGCGGTTTCATCCACATCGTTTTGGTGATCGCATTGGTATTATTGGTCATCAATCTGATTACCGGGCGCGGCGCGCGCATATAG
- the ligD gene encoding non-homologous end-joining DNA ligase, giving the protein MSEPRVSVRVGSRTLSLSNLTKVLYPRDGFTKGDVIDYYLRVAPQIVPHLRGRPLTLQRYPNGIDEESFFEKQAPKGTPDWVERFDASSSESGKSITYIVCNDEPTLVFVANLAALILHVWTSRIGSIDDPDFAFFDLDPGERCTVKTLARVAVALRATLQDIGLQSLVKTSGGMGLHVVVPLQAGYGYAAIKVFAEAIAHQLSAVCGPEVTLERTIKKRDDRAVYLDYVQVGRGKTYVAPYSLRARDGAPVSTPLDWSEVEALTRKRTDALPEAAFVAYRMRTIFKRLEKDGDLWGGKLWRPQRLEAAIARARRSFAAPA; this is encoded by the coding sequence ATGAGCGAGCCGCGAGTTTCCGTTCGGGTCGGCTCGCGCACGCTCTCGCTTTCTAATTTGACGAAGGTCCTCTATCCAAGAGATGGGTTCACCAAAGGCGACGTGATCGATTACTACCTGCGCGTCGCGCCCCAGATCGTACCGCATCTGCGCGGCCGTCCGTTGACGTTGCAGCGCTATCCCAATGGGATCGACGAGGAATCGTTTTTTGAAAAACAGGCGCCCAAAGGCACGCCCGATTGGGTGGAACGATTCGACGCATCGTCTTCGGAGAGCGGCAAGAGCATTACGTACATCGTTTGCAACGACGAGCCGACGCTCGTTTTCGTGGCTAACTTGGCAGCGCTGATTCTCCACGTATGGACGTCGCGCATCGGGAGCATCGACGATCCCGACTTTGCTTTTTTCGATCTCGATCCCGGCGAGCGTTGCACCGTCAAAACGCTGGCGCGCGTCGCCGTAGCGTTGCGCGCGACGCTCCAGGATATCGGCTTGCAGTCGCTGGTAAAAACGTCCGGCGGTATGGGCCTGCACGTCGTCGTGCCGTTGCAGGCGGGCTACGGCTATGCCGCGATCAAGGTTTTCGCGGAAGCGATCGCCCATCAGTTGAGCGCGGTATGCGGGCCCGAGGTGACGTTGGAGCGCACGATCAAGAAGCGCGACGATCGAGCCGTCTATCTCGATTACGTCCAAGTCGGCCGCGGCAAAACCTACGTTGCTCCATACTCCTTGCGCGCCCGCGACGGCGCCCCGGTATCGACGCCGCTCGACTGGAGCGAAGTGGAGGCCCTTACACGCAAGCGTACCGACGCGCTCCCCGAGGCTGCGTTCGTTGCCTATCGGATGCGCACGATTTTCAAGCGCCTCGAAAAAGACGGAGACCTCTGGGGGGGAAAGCTCTGGCGCCCTCAGAGGCTCGAGGCGGCGATCGCCCGGGCGCGCCGCTCGTTCGCAGCCCCCGCTTAG
- the ligD gene encoding non-homologous end-joining DNA ligase, giving the protein MRKDARGARASSLSEPLAAYIAKRDFAKTPEPGAARAIASKRLRFVVQMHHASHLHYDVRLEAGGVLASWAVPKGPTLAPGERRLAMHVEDHPLAYRDFEGTIPAGQYGAGSVIVWDRGTYTLAEGSDPVREIADGKIKVRFSGKKLHGLFTFVRIKPREGENGEPWLLIKDDDDAADPDYDPAAHPESVKSGKTLADIAADPKAKTWQSRKDADPPSHADPLPDVESPMLATLIDAPFDSDDWLFEIKWDGYRAICTIDAHGKLSLTSRKGGDLLKTFPDLRALSQAFTRTPIVVDGEIVSLDARGRSDFSRLQQHGIKPAQLTFAAFDVLYANGRDLRKLPLEERKHVLEGLIREDSVVLYSKHVVGTGIALYERAAHNHLEGIIAKKRSSTYREGRTRDWYKIKALEEQEFVIGGWTEPRAGRHGFGALLLGVYDGKDLEYVGHVGTGFTARSLADLSKQLQQIERKTSPFADEVRANTPAHFVKPELVAQVRFSEWTHEGHLRQPAFLGLRLDKDARDVRKEVAKAKTA; this is encoded by the coding sequence ATGCGCAAAGACGCGCGAGGGGCACGAGCGAGCTCGCTTAGCGAGCCGCTCGCTGCCTATATTGCGAAGCGCGATTTTGCGAAGACGCCCGAACCCGGGGCGGCACGTGCTATAGCGTCAAAACGGTTGCGGTTCGTGGTACAGATGCATCACGCGTCGCACTTACATTACGACGTGCGCCTCGAAGCCGGCGGCGTTTTGGCCTCTTGGGCGGTGCCGAAAGGGCCGACGCTGGCGCCGGGCGAGCGTCGGCTAGCCATGCACGTGGAAGATCATCCCCTCGCGTATCGCGATTTCGAAGGCACGATCCCCGCCGGACAATATGGCGCGGGTAGCGTCATCGTTTGGGACCGTGGAACGTATACGCTAGCCGAAGGCTCCGACCCGGTGCGCGAAATCGCCGACGGCAAAATCAAAGTGCGTTTCTCCGGTAAGAAACTGCACGGTCTGTTCACGTTCGTTCGCATTAAACCGCGCGAAGGCGAGAACGGCGAACCGTGGCTGCTCATCAAAGATGACGACGACGCGGCCGATCCTGACTACGATCCCGCCGCGCACCCGGAATCGGTCAAGAGCGGCAAGACGCTGGCGGATATCGCGGCCGACCCAAAAGCCAAGACGTGGCAATCGCGAAAGGACGCGGATCCACCGTCGCATGCCGACCCCTTGCCGGACGTGGAATCGCCCATGCTCGCAACCCTGATCGATGCGCCGTTCGATAGCGACGACTGGCTGTTCGAGATCAAGTGGGACGGGTACCGCGCCATCTGCACGATCGATGCGCACGGCAAGCTCTCGTTAACTTCGCGCAAGGGCGGCGACCTGCTTAAAACCTTCCCCGATCTTCGCGCGCTAAGCCAGGCGTTTACCCGTACGCCGATCGTTGTCGATGGTGAAATCGTGAGCCTGGACGCCCGAGGCCGCTCCGATTTCAGCCGCTTGCAGCAGCACGGTATCAAGCCCGCGCAACTCACCTTCGCGGCATTCGATGTGTTGTATGCGAACGGCCGCGACCTGCGCAAATTGCCGCTCGAAGAGCGCAAGCACGTACTCGAGGGTCTGATCCGCGAAGATAGCGTTGTGCTCTACTCCAAACATGTGGTCGGCACCGGTATCGCGCTCTACGAACGCGCCGCACACAATCATCTCGAGGGCATCATTGCCAAGAAGCGTTCGTCTACGTACCGCGAGGGCCGCACGCGCGACTGGTACAAAATCAAAGCGCTCGAAGAGCAAGAATTCGTGATCGGCGGCTGGACCGAGCCGCGGGCCGGACGCCACGGTTTCGGCGCCCTCTTGCTGGGCGTGTACGACGGCAAAGATCTCGAATACGTCGGGCACGTGGGTACCGGATTTACCGCCCGTTCGCTCGCGGACTTGAGCAAACAGCTTCAACAAATCGAACGCAAAACATCCCCGTTTGCGGACGAAGTGCGGGCGAATACGCCCGCGCACTTCGTCAAGCCCGAACTGGTGGCGCAAGTGCGATTCTCCGAGTGGACTCACGAAGGGCACTTGCGGCAACCCGCGTTTCTCGGGCTGCGTCTGGATAAAGACGCCCGCGACGTGCGCAAAGAAGTGGCGAAGGCGAAAACGGCATGA
- a CDS encoding DUF255 domain-containing protein: protein MTTDFHFSPRANRASEIAWMPWGEEAFARAQREQKAVLLSISAVWCHWCHVMDETSYSDPEIIAAINRDFVPVRIDNDERPDINARYNMGGWPTTVFLAADGTTITGATYLAPPQMHRALAEIARFYREQREDIAARAAELRSRSGSYEASAVADLNQSMVAHVVDDIAAGYDAEYGGFGEAPKFPQPEMLELLLAQWRYTGEHRLYEMVARTLREMSRGGMYDHVEGGFFRYSTTRDWSVPHFEKMAEDHGGLLRVLAQLMLWAPTDDIRITLKSALGYVRTVLLDPSTHLFAGSQDADEEYFSLPIDERRKRTAPFVDRRAYT, encoded by the coding sequence ATGACGACTGATTTCCATTTCTCGCCCCGCGCCAATCGCGCTAGCGAAATCGCGTGGATGCCCTGGGGCGAAGAGGCTTTCGCCCGCGCGCAACGCGAGCAGAAAGCGGTCTTGCTTTCCATCTCCGCCGTGTGGTGCCACTGGTGCCATGTTATGGACGAAACGTCGTACTCCGATCCGGAGATCATCGCAGCGATCAATCGTGATTTCGTTCCGGTTCGCATCGACAACGACGAGCGCCCCGATATCAACGCTCGTTACAACATGGGCGGTTGGCCGACGACGGTATTTCTCGCAGCCGACGGCACGACGATTACCGGTGCCACCTATCTCGCGCCACCGCAAATGCATCGCGCGCTCGCGGAAATCGCCCGGTTCTACCGCGAGCAACGCGAAGATATTGCCGCCCGCGCGGCCGAGCTGCGTTCGCGCAGCGGCAGCTACGAAGCCAGCGCCGTCGCAGATCTCAACCAAAGCATGGTCGCGCACGTAGTGGACGACATCGCCGCAGGCTACGACGCCGAGTACGGCGGCTTCGGCGAAGCGCCGAAATTTCCGCAACCGGAAATGCTCGAACTCTTGCTCGCGCAATGGCGCTATACCGGCGAACATCGACTCTACGAGATGGTCGCGCGAACGCTGCGGGAGATGTCGCGCGGCGGCATGTACGACCACGTCGAAGGCGGATTCTTCCGCTATTCCACGACGCGTGACTGGTCGGTTCCGCATTTCGAAAAGATGGCCGAAGACCACGGCGGCCTCTTACGCGTGCTCGCGCAGCTCATGCTCTGGGCGCCGACCGACGACATCCGTATCACCCTGAAATCCGCGCTGGGATACGTCCGAACCGTGCTGCTGGATCCGTCGACGCATCTCTTCGCCGGCAGCCAAGACGCGGACGAAGAGTATTTCTCGCTGCCGATCGACGAACGCCGGAAACGTACCGCACCGTTCGTAGACCGGCGAGCGTACACCA